In Halorussus halophilus, the DNA window CCGGCGGGGATGGGAACCCCCTCGTCTTCGCCGTCCTCGCCGACGAACTGACTACTGGTGCCGACGGCGCGGACGCTATCGCGGAAATCGGAGAAGCGGTGTACACGTGGTTCAACCACCGTGACCCGTAACTCCGTGTCGAGATTTCGACACCTTCCCCCTCCGTTTACGAAAACGCAAACAGACTACGACATTTTTCACATGTTACGAAGCACCCCAGTCGGTGATGCCGAGTACTGCGTCGCAGTTCGGGCAGGTCCAGACTTTCGGCTTGCTCGCGGCCCCACCGCGCTCTAATCGCTCGGCCCACTCCGTGATGTCGGATTCGCAGTTCGGACACGTCGCCATGTCCAATGTTACCACGCCACTCCGCTTGTACGTTGTGTCAGTTGTCGATTGTGTCATCGGTGTTCGCCTGCGATTCCCTGCCAATGTTTAAGCCACTCCGGCGACGTGTGGGAAAGACGGAGACGAAATAGATGCTCGATGGATACGAGATGTACGACCTGACACAGCCGTGGTCCCAAGACACGCCAGCGTGGCCGACGTACGACAACCCGAAGGTGTGGTACGAGAAGAGCCTCGACACCGAGAAAGTCAACGGCCAGAAGATAGAGTTCATGAACCACACCGGCACCCACTTGGACGGCGAGAAACACTTCGTCGCCAGTGGACGCGACATCGAGTCGGTGGGGCTGGACGAACTAGTCGGTGACGCCGTCGTCGCCGACATCTCCGACAAAGTCGGGGACTACGACGTGTACACCAGCGACATGATTGAGGACGTGTGTGACGTGCGAGAGGGCGATATCCTCTTCATCCACACCGGCTATCAGAAGTACGCGTGGCACCGCGAAGAGGCAGACCCCCACGCCTTCTTCTGTAAACACCCCGGCCCGAATCAGGAGTTCGCCGACTGGTGCAAGGAGATGGACTTGAACTACCTCATGCTCGACTGCGGGAGCGCAGACCACCCGATGAACACCGTCATCCGGGACGTACGGCCCGAACTCGCGAGAGAAGCGCGCGAGAAACACGGCGTAGACGACTTGGACGAAATCTTCCCGCCGGAAGGGTATCAGCTCATGCACACTGAACTGTTCCCGGAGGGTATCATCCACGTCGAGAACGCCCAAGTACCCGAAGAACTGCTCAACGAACGCGTTCAAATCGGGACCTTCCCATGGCGGTTCCGCGGCGGCGAGTCGTCGGTCTCGCGCTGTGTAGCGTTCAAGGAAGCGTAACTTCGACGTCCGACATTTCTTTCAGTGCGGTGGTCCGTTCTCGACGGAATTTGAAACCGTAGTTATATTCCCAGAGACGTCACTCGTCGTGGCCTTGCTACGCGAACAGATTCACGAACAGAACGGTTCAATATTCCCTCAATTATTTATACGGTCTTGGTGTGGTACTCGTGGGCAATGAACAACGACATGCCGGACAGCGATTACGAGCGGACACACCGACGAGAATCGAACACCTCTGTCGGTCGGCGCGACTTTCTCAAGTCAGGGACGGTTCTTGGTGGGACGGCTCTCACCGGTCTCGGCGGTTTCGCAGTTGGTGGGGTTTCCGGGACGCAAGGCCAGACGACGAACATCGCCATCATCTCCAGTCCTGCTGGCTTCGGCGATGGGGCGTTCAACGACCTGGCATTAGAAGGTCTCCAGAACGCCGCAGAGAATTCCAACATCAACATCCAACAGGTCGAAGAGACCAACCAATCCCAGTACGGGACGGTCCAATCTCGACTCGCCGAGAGTTCGAATCCGGACTACGACCTCATCGTGCTGGTCGGGTACAACCACACGCAGGCACTCCAGCGCAACGCTACGCGGTACTCCGACCAGCGGTGGATGCTCATCAACGACCACGTGGACCAGCCCAACGTCGCGGGGTACATCTGGGCCAACCACGAGATGTCGTTCCAAGCGGGCGTACTGGCGGGCACGATGACGACCCGGCAACTCGACTACGAGGGCAACTCGACTCAACCAGACGGCACGACGGTCGGCTTCGTCGGCGGGGTAGACGGCGCGCTCATCAACGCCTTCGAACG includes these proteins:
- a CDS encoding cyclase family protein, which produces MLDGYEMYDLTQPWSQDTPAWPTYDNPKVWYEKSLDTEKVNGQKIEFMNHTGTHLDGEKHFVASGRDIESVGLDELVGDAVVADISDKVGDYDVYTSDMIEDVCDVREGDILFIHTGYQKYAWHREEADPHAFFCKHPGPNQEFADWCKEMDLNYLMLDCGSADHPMNTVIRDVRPELAREAREKHGVDDLDEIFPPEGYQLMHTELFPEGIIHVENAQVPEELLNERVQIGTFPWRFRGGESSVSRCVAFKEA
- a CDS encoding BMP family lipoprotein, whose product is MNNDMPDSDYERTHRRESNTSVGRRDFLKSGTVLGGTALTGLGGFAVGGVSGTQGQTTNIAIISSPAGFGDGAFNDLALEGLQNAAENSNINIQQVEETNQSQYGTVQSRLAESSNPDYDLIVLVGYNHTQALQRNATRYSDQRWMLINDHVDQPNVAGYIWANHEMSFQAGVLAGTMTTRQLDYEGNSTQPDGTTVGFVGGVDGALINAFERSYVAGVEYVNEDVDVRVGYIGNYTDTQTAAQIASSQYDAGADIVYHAAAAAGQGVFQAAQQASRFAIGVDADQSQTLPEYANVIMGSAVKLINEGTNRVANAVVEGNWNEVNGRNVLGLEQDAVSVVLGEAVGPQLPDVVTQNLEESKQAIIDGNITVPCTASGCTD